One genomic window of Gracilinema caldarium DSM 7334 includes the following:
- a CDS encoding acetate/propionate family kinase: MAQPILVINCGSTTIKFQLIDTEHRSALVKGSVDRLGRADCEAKITYLYLNKPGTANAHTMSLGHANHQEALAWMFNSLPQELKPSAVGHRVVHGGNFFDKAVQIDEGVLANIEACSSLAPLHNPIQLEGIRASQALHPEIPHFASFDTAFHQSKPLVNRMVPLPAQVIEAYGYRKFGFHGASHRYVSRRAAALLGRDIRDLRLVTCHLGGGSSVTAVQGGVAVDTSATYGTFTGMPMGSRSGDIDAGIILDLLMEKGKTPRDVYNLLYKESGLLGISGVSADMAELERLEAEGHQGARLARDYYVYSLKKFIGAFAAVMNGIDGVVFTAGIGEHDANLRYRVCKDLAWMGLQIDEVLNRQVQGEGFISAAGSTVAALVIPTNEELAIALEIEELLPNS, from the coding sequence ATGGCTCAACCCATTCTGGTTATCAACTGCGGTAGTACAACCATAAAGTTTCAGCTCATCGATACGGAACACCGGTCAGCCCTGGTGAAGGGCTCGGTGGACCGGCTGGGGCGGGCTGACTGCGAAGCTAAGATCACCTACCTGTATCTTAACAAGCCCGGCACAGCCAACGCTCACACCATGAGCCTGGGCCATGCAAACCACCAGGAGGCTCTGGCTTGGATGTTCAATAGTCTGCCACAGGAACTGAAGCCTTCCGCGGTGGGCCACCGGGTCGTTCATGGGGGCAATTTTTTTGATAAGGCGGTCCAGATTGATGAAGGGGTCCTGGCGAATATAGAGGCCTGTTCCTCCCTGGCGCCGCTCCACAACCCGATACAGCTCGAAGGCATCCGCGCAAGCCAGGCTCTGCACCCCGAAATACCCCACTTCGCATCTTTTGACACAGCCTTTCATCAATCTAAACCACTGGTCAATCGCATGGTTCCCCTGCCCGCTCAGGTTATCGAAGCCTACGGTTACCGGAAATTCGGCTTTCACGGCGCAAGCCACCGCTATGTAAGCCGCCGGGCGGCGGCACTTCTCGGCCGGGATATCCGGGACCTCAGGCTCGTAACCTGCCACCTCGGTGGCGGCAGCAGTGTTACCGCGGTCCAGGGCGGCGTGGCGGTAGACACCAGCGCCACCTACGGCACCTTCACCGGGATGCCCATGGGAAGCCGGAGCGGCGATATTGATGCGGGGATCATACTGGACCTGCTCATGGAAAAGGGAAAAACACCCCGAGACGTATACAACCTGCTCTATAAGGAAAGCGGCCTCCTGGGAATCAGCGGGGTGTCCGCCGACATGGCCGAGCTCGAACGACTCGAAGCGGAGGGGCACCAGGGGGCCCGTCTTGCCCGGGACTACTATGTGTACAGCCTGAAAAAGTTTATCGGCGCCTTTGCGGCGGTGATGAACGGCATAGACGGCGTCGTATTCACCGCCGGCATCGGCGAGCATGATGCAAACCTGCGCTACCGGGTATGCAAAGACCTTGCCTGGATGGGTCTCCAGATTGATGAAGTGCTGAACCGCCAGGTACAGGGCGAAGGTTTCATTTCCGCCGCCGGGTCGACCGTAGCGGCCCTGGTCATACCCACCAACGAAGAACTGGCCATCGCCCTGGAAATAGAAGAACTACTTCCTAATTCCTAG
- a CDS encoding type II toxin-antitoxin system VapB family antitoxin yields MISIRNAEVERLARELATAEGKSMTETILEALQRLKTEAAGEGERKKVILKEIARTCALAPDLDLRQPEKILGYDDIGVFHYGSR; encoded by the coding sequence ATGATTAGTATCAGAAACGCAGAGGTGGAACGTCTTGCCCGGGAGTTAGCCACTGCGGAGGGTAAGTCCATGACTGAAACGATATTGGAAGCACTACAGCGATTAAAAACCGAAGCCGCTGGTGAAGGGGAACGAAAAAAGGTGATACTCAAGGAAATTGCCCGGACCTGTGCTCTGGCTCCCGATCTGGATCTGCGCCAGCCGGAAAAAATACTTGGCTACGATGATATAGGTGTTTTTCATTATGGTAGTAGATAG
- a CDS encoding P-loop NTPase, whose protein sequence is MRLAITPWNQRVAPVFDSAERILILDMEPSTGALDHQSGEHDRLGHEFNWSMKHSAEKARFLADQGVNELICGAISRDLEMEIRNFGIEVFSFIAGPLEVVLHAWETGQLNKPIYAMPGCLSGHRHRWGRRKTGPGSRLFANGLRNYKRLMSDIVIASGKGGTGKTTLSTNLAALLAETEPVVLVDLDVEEPNSGLFIRGTEASREIQYKYIPQWDGSACTLCGLCQRVCNFHAIVKLGKEIMIFPQLCHGCFACSDLCPARALPMVPVRMGETRRFDLDKLVFIESRLDIGEEQAVPLIAQTKRSVKETFGSYPYRIYDAPPGTSCPVIETVRSSDLVILVTEPNPFGLNDLQLAVETIRQMGNPFGVVINRYGVGNDSVDRYCETEGIPILARLPNDRRAAELYSRGQLIYRELPRFRSELEKVANYIKNLSGSTT, encoded by the coding sequence ATGAGGCTGGCAATTACCCCCTGGAATCAACGGGTCGCACCGGTGTTCGATTCCGCTGAGCGGATTCTCATTCTGGATATGGAGCCCTCTACAGGAGCTTTGGATCATCAAAGCGGTGAGCATGACCGATTAGGCCATGAGTTCAATTGGTCCATGAAGCATTCTGCTGAAAAGGCTCGTTTTTTGGCTGACCAGGGGGTAAACGAGTTAATCTGTGGAGCCATATCCCGGGACCTGGAAATGGAAATCCGGAACTTTGGGATAGAGGTGTTCTCCTTTATTGCCGGCCCACTGGAAGTAGTACTGCATGCCTGGGAAACCGGGCAACTTAATAAACCAATCTATGCCATGCCCGGCTGTCTTTCCGGACACCGCCATCGTTGGGGTCGCCGGAAAACCGGGCCGGGGAGCAGGCTATTCGCAAACGGCTTGAGGAATTACAAAAGACTGATGAGTGATATCGTCATTGCAAGCGGAAAGGGTGGCACCGGAAAAACGACCCTGTCGACCAACCTAGCCGCCCTTCTTGCAGAAACAGAACCGGTGGTGCTGGTGGACCTGGATGTGGAAGAGCCCAATTCGGGACTTTTTATCCGGGGAACCGAAGCAAGCCGGGAAATACAATACAAATACATTCCCCAGTGGGACGGCTCTGCCTGTACCCTCTGCGGGCTGTGCCAAAGGGTATGTAATTTTCATGCCATCGTCAAATTGGGTAAAGAAATCATGATCTTTCCCCAGCTTTGCCATGGCTGTTTTGCCTGTTCGGATCTCTGTCCCGCCAGGGCACTGCCCATGGTTCCGGTACGGATGGGAGAAACCCGGCGCTTTGATCTGGACAAACTGGTGTTTATTGAAAGCAGGCTTGATATTGGTGAAGAACAGGCAGTTCCCCTGATTGCCCAAACCAAGCGCTCCGTAAAAGAAACCTTTGGCTCATACCCATATCGAATTTACGATGCTCCCCCGGGAACATCCTGCCCGGTGATTGAGACCGTCCGGTCATCGGACCTGGTTATTTTGGTTACCGAGCCCAATCCCTTCGGGCTGAATGACCTGCAGCTGGCCGTAGAGACCATCCGACAGATGGGTAATCCCTTTGGGGTGGTCATCAATCGCTACGGGGTGGGAAATGATTCGGTGGACCGATACTGCGAAACTGAGGGGATTCCCATTTTGGCCCGCTTACCCAACGACCGAAGGGCGGCTGAACTGTATTCCCGGGGTCAACTGATCTATAGGGAACTTCCCCGATTCCGTTCGGAATTGGAAAAAGTGGCCAATTACATTAAAAACCTGAGCGGGAGTACAACATGA
- a CDS encoding carbohydrate ABC transporter permease, producing the protein MIVTVKKSVNQIITTKYAPYFFVAPFIISFLIFFLYPLISTVIMSTQEILGPEDVTFIGLQNYKNLANEQFLRAIENSTIYTILTIIILIPLPLILAILITNKPTKGRTFFKSAYFLPALTSVVVAGIFFRFAFSAQHTALVNSILINIGAKPHDWLFKRWSTMLILVLFCTWRWLGVNVIYFLSGLSAIPPEQYESADIDGASKLQKLFFITIPNLKPTIVYVVTISIYGGFAMFAETYTMFGTAASPGDIGLTLVSYIYLEGFNYANLGMGSAIGVALFVIIMTVNIIQLIFTGTFKKKGA; encoded by the coding sequence ATGATTGTTACGGTAAAAAAATCTGTAAATCAGATAATTACAACAAAATACGCTCCTTATTTCTTTGTTGCACCTTTTATAATTAGTTTCTTAATATTTTTTTTATATCCGTTAATTTCAACAGTTATTATGAGTACTCAAGAAATACTTGGACCTGAAGATGTTACATTTATAGGTTTACAAAATTATAAGAACTTAGCAAATGAACAATTTCTTCGTGCAATAGAAAATAGTACTATATATACAATTTTGACTATTATTATTTTAATTCCTTTACCGCTAATACTTGCTATTTTAATTACTAATAAGCCAACAAAGGGTAGAACTTTTTTTAAGTCTGCTTATTTTTTACCAGCGTTAACATCTGTCGTTGTAGCAGGTATTTTCTTTCGTTTTGCGTTTAGTGCACAACATACCGCTCTAGTTAATAGTATCCTTATTAACATTGGTGCTAAGCCACATGACTGGTTGTTTAAACGATGGTCGACTATGCTTATACTTGTACTTTTTTGTACTTGGCGATGGCTCGGTGTAAATGTTATTTATTTTCTATCTGGACTTAGTGCAATCCCGCCTGAACAATACGAATCAGCGGATATAGATGGAGCAAGTAAGCTTCAAAAGCTCTTTTTTATTACAATTCCTAATCTCAAGCCAACTATTGTTTATGTTGTCACAATAAGCATATATGGTGGTTTTGCAATGTTCGCCGAAACATATACTATGTTTGGCACAGCGGCCTCACCAGGTGATATTGGACTTACTCTTGTTTCATATATATATCTTGAAGGTTTTAATTATGCAAACCTTGGAATGGGATCTGCAATTGGTGTTGCTTTGTTTGTAATTATTATGACGGTAAATATTATACAATTAATTTTTACTGGTACATTTAAAAAGAAGGGAGCTTAA
- a CDS encoding ABC transporter substrate-binding protein, with product MTFRLKSITFCFLFLGVSLLFATPESKKKTTLSFWTFQELHTTFMKDAVESWNNTHPNEQIELKMDVLPYDDLHNKLLISLQAGVGAPDIVDIEISKFANFIKSKNPPLVPLNKYLKNDLDKVIIGRMDSYKKDGNYYGIDYHVGASVIYYNIEILNQAGVDINKIVTWDDFYSAGKQVLSRTGKPMCTVESTEHWSFYPLIVQQGSDFLDKNGNGQLDNPINVKTLEFLKKLVDEGVAIIAPGGYHHSEEYWSFMNNSGAASVWMPLWYMGRFTSYMPKLSGKIAVRPLPVWTKGGARSAGMGGTGTAITKQSKYQDLACRFLVYAKASKEGSIKTWTILGFDPIRWDAWSDPAMKAKNQYTDYFGSSIFDMLLSIKDEIKGINVSSKFPQAVTLVQKNVMFKVLGEKSMTPQQALSEANKILNSK from the coding sequence ATGACATTTAGGTTAAAATCAATTACTTTTTGTTTCCTATTTTTGGGTGTTAGCCTATTATTTGCAACTCCAGAAAGTAAAAAGAAAACTACACTTTCCTTTTGGACTTTTCAGGAATTACATACCACATTTATGAAAGATGCTGTTGAATCATGGAATAATACTCATCCAAATGAGCAGATTGAACTTAAAATGGATGTTCTTCCATATGATGATTTACATAATAAATTGTTAATTTCATTACAGGCTGGGGTTGGTGCTCCAGATATAGTAGATATAGAAATAAGTAAATTTGCTAATTTTATCAAGAGTAAAAACCCGCCACTTGTTCCTCTAAACAAATATTTAAAAAATGATTTAGATAAAGTTATCATTGGACGAATGGATAGCTATAAAAAAGATGGGAACTATTATGGTATTGATTACCATGTAGGAGCTTCAGTTATTTACTATAATATTGAAATCCTTAATCAAGCAGGTGTTGATATCAATAAAATTGTAACATGGGACGATTTTTATTCAGCTGGTAAGCAAGTTTTATCGAGGACTGGAAAACCAATGTGTACAGTTGAATCGACTGAGCATTGGTCCTTTTATCCACTTATTGTTCAACAAGGTTCTGATTTCCTCGATAAAAATGGTAATGGCCAGCTAGATAATCCAATTAATGTGAAAACTCTAGAGTTTTTAAAGAAACTTGTTGATGAAGGGGTCGCGATTATTGCACCAGGAGGTTATCATCACAGTGAAGAGTATTGGTCATTCATGAATAATTCAGGTGCAGCCTCCGTTTGGATGCCACTATGGTATATGGGTCGTTTTACTTCATACATGCCAAAACTTTCTGGTAAAATCGCTGTTCGGCCTTTGCCTGTATGGACAAAAGGGGGTGCCCGTTCCGCTGGTATGGGTGGAACCGGTACAGCAATAACTAAGCAGTCAAAATATCAAGATCTTGCATGTCGTTTTCTTGTATACGCGAAGGCGTCAAAAGAGGGAAGTATAAAAACATGGACAATTCTAGGTTTTGACCCTATTCGGTGGGATGCTTGGTCAGATCCTGCTATGAAAGCAAAGAATCAATATACTGATTATTTTGGATCCAGTATATTTGATATGCTTTTATCTATTAAAGATGAAATAAAAGGAATCAATGTAAGTTCAAAATTTCCTCAAGCTGTAACACTAGTTCAAAAGAATGTGATGTTTAAAGTGCTTGGTGAAAAAAGTATGACTCCACAACAAGCTCTTTCTGAAGCAAACAAAATACTTAACAGTAAATAA
- a CDS encoding peroxiredoxin codes for MEEKGFSMPLLGDDFPEMELVTTHGVLHLPQDLKGSWFLLFSHPADFTPVCTTEFVAFEQHAKEFEALGVKLIGMSVDQVFSHIKWAEWIKEKLGVSISFPIAAANDAIAEKLGLLHPGKGTNTVRAVFIVDPNGKVRLVVYYPQEIGRNIGEFVRAAKALQVSDKNGVAVPADWPNNSLIKDRVIIPPAKTMKDAEERLKKYEGYDWWFCHKSL; via the coding sequence ATGGAAGAAAAAGGATTTTCAATGCCCCTCTTGGGAGATGATTTTCCCGAAATGGAACTGGTAACCACCCACGGCGTACTGCATCTACCCCAGGACCTTAAGGGATCCTGGTTCCTGCTCTTCAGCCATCCTGCGGATTTTACCCCCGTCTGTACCACCGAATTTGTAGCCTTTGAACAGCATGCTAAAGAGTTTGAGGCGCTCGGGGTCAAGCTCATCGGTATGTCTGTAGACCAGGTATTCAGTCACATCAAATGGGCTGAGTGGATTAAGGAAAAGCTCGGGGTCTCCATTTCCTTCCCCATTGCGGCGGCGAATGATGCCATTGCGGAAAAACTGGGGCTCCTCCATCCCGGAAAGGGGACCAATACGGTTCGGGCGGTCTTTATCGTCGACCCCAACGGGAAGGTACGGCTTGTGGTGTACTACCCCCAGGAAATCGGCCGGAATATCGGCGAATTTGTCCGGGCAGCGAAGGCGCTCCAGGTATCGGATAAAAACGGCGTTGCGGTCCCCGCGGACTGGCCGAATAACAGCTTGATTAAAGACCGGGTCATTATTCCTCCTGCCAAGACTATGAAGGATGCGGAGGAGCGGCTCAAGAAATACGAAGGCTATGACTGGTGGTTCTGCCACAAGAGTTTGTAG
- a CDS encoding type II toxin-antitoxin system VapC family toxin: MVVDSSAILAILLGESDADLYIDALCSGERLLISAVNHLEVAIVIEARKGAIGGESLHSLMTHSGIEVLPLDASQAEIALAAWRTYGKGRHPAALNLGDCAAYALAKTLNQPLLYKGDDFSKTDIVAWKER; this comes from the coding sequence ATGGTAGTAGATAGCTCAGCAATCTTGGCAATTCTCCTGGGAGAATCCGATGCAGATCTCTATATCGATGCACTTTGTTCAGGTGAACGGCTCCTCATAAGTGCGGTGAACCATTTGGAAGTCGCAATCGTAATTGAAGCCCGAAAGGGTGCCATCGGTGGAGAGAGCTTACATAGTTTGATGACCCACTCCGGCATTGAGGTACTGCCCCTCGATGCAAGTCAGGCAGAAATTGCCCTTGCTGCATGGCGTACCTACGGGAAGGGCCGGCATCCTGCGGCCCTGAATCTGGGGGATTGCGCGGCCTATGCTCTAGCAAAAACGCTTAACCAGCCCTTGTTGTACAAGGGTGATGATTTTTCTAAAACCGATATCGTTGCCTGGAAGGAGCGATGA
- a CDS encoding sigma-54 interaction domain-containing protein, translated as MTDIILESISDGVFTIDLEWHITSFNRAAENIIGIKRNEAIGKLCYEVFKSNMCESRCPLRKTMQSGKPVINVEGFCINPAGERIPISVSTALLKDQAGHVIGGAETFRDLRELEELKQQLVSDPLKGELTSRSPAMHPILEMLPTVADSSAVILIEGETGTGKEVTARAIHRMSPQAQGPFVAVNCGALPDTLLESELFGYKKGAFTGADRDKIGRFKMADGGALFLDEIGEISQAMQVKLLRVLQEGVYERLGSTTSERSRARIICATNRNLKQMVEEGRFRRDLFYRINVITLSLPPLRERKEDIPGLADYFLRKYRIKMGKKIQGFTEDVYEAFYAYPWPGNIRELENVVERAVVLCSGERITLSCLPEELVHWNVQAARALTLLPKPAGAPGFSPILPHHHEAPEVPHEERFHQTAAQAETDLIRKTLAQNGNNRTLTARQLGIHRATLYRKMKQYGIELDESGV; from the coding sequence ATGACCGATATCATTTTGGAAAGTATTTCCGATGGGGTTTTTACCATAGACCTAGAGTGGCATATCACTTCCTTTAACCGGGCGGCGGAGAACATAATCGGGATTAAACGGAACGAAGCCATAGGGAAACTGTGTTACGAGGTCTTTAAGTCCAACATGTGTGAATCCCGCTGTCCTCTGCGGAAAACCATGCAGAGCGGCAAACCGGTCATCAATGTGGAAGGGTTCTGCATTAACCCCGCGGGAGAGCGGATACCCATCAGTGTATCAACAGCCCTCCTGAAGGACCAAGCGGGGCATGTGATAGGCGGTGCCGAAACCTTTCGGGATCTGCGGGAATTAGAAGAACTCAAGCAACAGCTGGTTTCCGATCCTCTTAAGGGGGAACTAACGAGCCGTAGTCCTGCGATGCATCCAATCCTGGAAATGCTTCCTACTGTGGCGGACAGTTCCGCGGTAATTCTGATTGAAGGAGAAACCGGTACGGGGAAGGAAGTTACCGCCAGGGCGATCCACCGTATGAGTCCCCAGGCACAGGGGCCCTTTGTAGCGGTAAACTGCGGAGCTCTTCCCGATACGCTTTTAGAGTCAGAACTCTTCGGGTATAAAAAAGGCGCCTTTACCGGGGCTGACCGGGATAAGATTGGTCGTTTTAAAATGGCTGATGGGGGCGCCCTGTTTCTGGATGAGATCGGAGAAATTTCTCAGGCCATGCAGGTTAAGCTCCTCCGGGTGCTTCAGGAAGGTGTCTATGAACGGCTGGGGAGTACCACATCGGAACGGAGCCGGGCCCGTATCATCTGTGCCACCAACCGGAACTTAAAGCAGATGGTAGAGGAGGGCCGGTTTCGCCGGGACCTCTTTTATCGCATTAATGTAATTACCCTTTCCCTCCCGCCCTTGCGGGAGCGCAAGGAGGATATCCCCGGGCTGGCAGACTATTTCTTACGAAAATATCGTATTAAAATGGGCAAAAAAATACAGGGTTTTACCGAGGATGTCTACGAGGCGTTCTATGCCTACCCCTGGCCCGGTAACATCCGGGAACTGGAAAACGTCGTTGAACGGGCGGTGGTGCTCTGTTCAGGAGAGCGCATCACGCTTTCCTGCCTGCCTGAAGAATTGGTACACTGGAATGTACAGGCCGCCAGGGCCCTGACTCTTTTGCCAAAGCCCGCTGGAGCCCCAGGGTTTTCTCCTATTCTACCTCATCACCATGAAGCCCCTGAGGTCCCCCACGAGGAACGTTTTCACCAAACCGCCGCCCAGGCGGAGACCGACCTGATACGGAAAACCCTGGCCCAAAACGGCAACAACCGCACCCTCACAGCCCGCCAGCTTGGTATACACCGGGCAACCCTGTACCGAAAAATGAAACAGTACGGGATAGAGCTGGATGAGTCCGGTGTGTAA
- a CDS encoding sigma 54-interacting transcriptional regulator: MVGESLVMDSSRVLEIILQALRELVEYELAVILKYDGQEHLRVIKALGPLSTRALNNYTISLDERPDLAAVITRKRAHLFSPDEPHVDTYADILDLPDQHSCLVSPLMIEDELVGLLTLDHRSCNRFSPAIVRFVETLSKLMSIALIQLDMSRDLAEQNSRLLQERNQLLLSESDVFSHLVGESTEWQRVLDSVKLVASATVPVLLQGETGTGKEEIARAIHRLSPRARGPFVPLNCSALTASLAESELFGHEKGAFTGALALKRGRFELAHGGTLFLDEIGDLPLELQPKLLRALQEGVFERVGGEKPVQVDVRIIAATHVDLQQAVAAGTFREDLYYRLAVFPIELPPLQLRSADILLLADYFLRRIRERSNRQVLSFSPEALDKIQRYTWPGNVRELKNVIERASILAVDGIIRPEHITGLRTEALEPASRCEEAGSHDGEGSDGRKRSLNEAMADHIRQALKACGGKIYGSDGAAALLGLKPSTLQSRMKKLGIRK; the protein is encoded by the coding sequence ATGGTCGGTGAATCTCTGGTGATGGACAGTTCCCGGGTTCTGGAAATTATCCTGCAGGCCTTACGGGAACTGGTTGAATACGAGCTCGCGGTTATCCTGAAATATGACGGCCAGGAGCACCTTCGGGTTATAAAAGCCCTGGGGCCCCTTTCCACGAGAGCCCTCAACAACTACACCATCTCCCTTGATGAACGGCCGGATCTTGCGGCGGTCATTACCCGAAAACGGGCCCATCTTTTTAGCCCCGATGAGCCCCATGTGGATACCTATGCGGATATTCTGGATCTGCCGGACCAGCATTCCTGTCTCGTTTCACCTTTAATGATCGAAGACGAACTGGTGGGTCTTTTAACGCTGGATCACCGGTCATGTAATCGCTTCAGTCCGGCTATTGTCCGCTTTGTGGAAACCCTTTCCAAACTCATGTCGATTGCTCTCATCCAGCTGGATATGTCCCGCGACCTGGCAGAACAGAACAGCCGGCTTTTACAGGAACGGAACCAGCTCCTGCTCTCTGAGTCCGATGTCTTTTCCCACCTGGTTGGGGAATCTACCGAATGGCAGCGGGTATTGGATTCAGTGAAGCTCGTGGCAAGCGCCACCGTGCCGGTCCTGCTCCAGGGTGAAACCGGTACCGGAAAGGAAGAAATTGCCCGGGCTATCCACCGGCTCTCTCCCCGCGCCAGGGGTCCCTTTGTACCGCTGAATTGCTCCGCCCTGACAGCCAGCCTCGCCGAAAGTGAACTCTTTGGTCATGAAAAGGGTGCCTTTACCGGCGCCCTGGCGCTTAAACGGGGCCGTTTTGAGCTCGCCCATGGGGGTACCCTTTTTCTCGATGAAATTGGAGACCTGCCCCTGGAACTCCAGCCCAAGTTACTGAGGGCCCTGCAGGAGGGGGTTTTTGAGCGGGTGGGCGGAGAAAAACCGGTCCAGGTAGATGTCCGTATTATTGCAGCGACCCATGTGGATTTACAACAAGCGGTAGCGGCCGGTACTTTCCGGGAAGACCTCTATTACCGTCTCGCAGTGTTCCCTATAGAACTGCCACCCCTGCAACTCCGGTCCGCAGATATCCTCCTCCTGGCCGATTATTTCCTGCGGAGAATCCGGGAGCGTTCAAACCGACAGGTCTTAAGCTTCAGTCCCGAAGCGTTAGATAAAATACAGCGGTATACCTGGCCGGGGAATGTGCGGGAGCTAAAAAATGTCATTGAACGGGCAAGCATCCTCGCGGTAGATGGCATCATCCGGCCGGAGCACATAACGGGCCTCAGAACCGAGGCGTTGGAGCCTGCTTCCCGATGCGAAGAGGCTGGCTCCCATGATGGTGAGGGCTCCGATGGCCGAAAGCGGTCCCTGAATGAGGCCATGGCAGACCATATCCGGCAGGCCCTTAAGGCCTGCGGGGGTAAAATCTATGGTTCCGACGGCGCCGCAGCCCTTTTGGGGCTTAAGCCCAGCACCCTCCAGAGCCGGATGAAAAAGCTAGGAATTAGGAAGTAG
- a CDS encoding carbohydrate ABC transporter permease — MQKGRKISFVSYVMYIFLILIAFFTLAPFVFMLLSSLRPGNLMVQNGLTVDFDIKSMTLNNFRALLEYSEGLYFLWFKNSVFITVLQTAGSLILCSMVGYGLAMYDFKGRTFIFTIVLVVMMIPIEILILPLFKLVISLHIIDTYAGVVLPFVVSPFAVFFFRQYILGIPKDLVDAGRIDGCSEFRIFFQIIIPVIIPAFGAIGILQAMGSWNAFVWPLISLRSNEHLTIPIGLMSLLTPYGNNYDVLLAGSVLSVVPVITIFLLNQRAFINGLTIGSIKG; from the coding sequence ATGCAAAAAGGTAGAAAAATCAGTTTTGTATCATATGTTATGTATATTTTTTTAATATTAATTGCTTTTTTTACACTTGCACCTTTTGTTTTTATGCTTCTATCATCACTTAGGCCTGGTAACTTGATGGTTCAAAATGGTTTAACAGTTGATTTTGATATTAAGAGTATGACACTAAATAATTTTAGAGCCTTATTAGAATATTCTGAAGGTTTATATTTCTTATGGTTTAAGAACAGTGTTTTTATTACTGTGTTGCAAACTGCTGGTTCGCTGATACTATGTTCAATGGTTGGTTATGGTCTTGCAATGTATGATTTTAAAGGAAGAACATTTATTTTTACTATTGTTCTTGTTGTTATGATGATCCCTATTGAAATTTTAATATTGCCTCTTTTTAAACTTGTCATTTCATTACATATAATAGATACATATGCTGGTGTTGTTTTACCTTTTGTCGTTTCACCTTTTGCAGTCTTTTTTTTCCGACAATATATATTAGGAATTCCAAAAGATCTTGTTGATGCTGGGCGGATTGATGGTTGTTCAGAATTTAGAATATTTTTCCAAATTATAATACCAGTAATTATTCCTGCTTTTGGTGCAATAGGAATTCTTCAAGCTATGGGAAGTTGGAATGCTTTTGTGTGGCCTCTTATTTCATTACGGTCCAATGAACACCTTACGATACCAATTGGGCTTATGTCGCTTCTTACACCATATGGGAATAACTATGATGTACTTTTAGCTGGTTCAGTTCTCTCAGTTGTTCCTGTTATAACAATTTTCTTATTAAACCAGAGGGCTTTTATTAACGGCTTAACTATTGGAAGTATAAAAGGATAA